The following coding sequences are from one Hyalangium minutum window:
- a CDS encoding Ppx/GppA phosphatase family protein, with product MPSPALPPVLAAIDVGTNAVRLELARPDPDGALETLHQERDPIRPGEGVFATGSMPRETADRLLSTLRRYAALCRRHKARVRAVATSALREARNSAEIVRRVREEAGLDLEVVSGKEEARLICLGVLHRKPPSTRSLLVDIGGGSTEVATATGEKPDNLWSLALGAVRLTEVFNASRTLTPKQLRLIRSFVAEVVRKTLPEKLPRLPRVALGSSGTINAVVSFAASDNAGIASARQLSHAVETLAEMPPERRRKRFDPRRADIIVSGAIILEGVVKHLGVDAVAAVNRGLRDGLLVDLLYRQDTSRDDSSLTDAVLAIGQRFYFDEKHARQVARLALTLFDQLAALHQLPLSTRPYLEVAALLHDIGLAVNYERHHKHTYYLIHHADLPGLSERERELVARVARYHRRSAPDLRHSGMEGLLPSEARTVRKLATLLRVANALDHSHQQAIKELKASQGREGVTLHLRTKQPLDLELWNAERQTNNFRSVFGKRLFFHVSR from the coding sequence ATGCCCTCCCCTGCCCTTCCGCCCGTCCTCGCCGCCATCGACGTGGGTACCAATGCCGTCCGGCTGGAGCTCGCCCGGCCCGACCCCGATGGAGCGCTCGAGACGCTCCACCAGGAGCGAGACCCCATCCGCCCCGGAGAGGGCGTCTTCGCCACCGGCTCCATGCCGCGCGAGACCGCGGACCGGCTGCTGTCCACCCTGCGCCGCTACGCCGCCTTGTGCCGCCGCCACAAGGCCCGCGTCCGCGCCGTGGCCACCAGCGCCCTCCGCGAAGCCCGCAACAGTGCCGAGATCGTCCGCCGCGTGCGCGAAGAGGCGGGATTGGATCTCGAAGTGGTGAGCGGCAAGGAGGAGGCGCGCCTCATCTGCCTGGGCGTGCTCCACCGCAAGCCGCCCAGCACCCGCTCCCTGCTCGTGGACATTGGCGGCGGCTCCACCGAGGTCGCCACCGCCACCGGCGAGAAGCCCGACAACCTCTGGAGCCTCGCGCTCGGTGCCGTGCGGCTCACCGAGGTGTTCAACGCCTCGCGCACCCTGACGCCCAAGCAGCTGCGACTCATCCGCAGCTTCGTGGCCGAGGTGGTCCGCAAGACGCTCCCGGAGAAGCTCCCCCGGCTGCCCCGCGTGGCGCTCGGCTCCTCTGGCACCATCAACGCCGTGGTGTCCTTCGCCGCCAGCGACAACGCGGGCATCGCCTCCGCGCGGCAGCTCTCCCACGCCGTGGAGACCCTGGCGGAGATGCCTCCCGAGCGCCGCCGCAAGCGCTTTGATCCGCGCCGCGCGGACATCATCGTCTCCGGCGCCATCATCCTCGAGGGCGTGGTGAAGCACCTGGGCGTGGACGCGGTGGCCGCCGTCAACCGCGGCCTGCGCGATGGCCTGCTCGTGGACCTGCTCTACCGGCAGGACACCTCGAGGGATGACTCCAGCCTCACGGACGCGGTGCTCGCCATCGGCCAGCGCTTCTACTTCGACGAGAAGCACGCGCGTCAGGTGGCCCGGCTCGCGCTCACCCTCTTCGATCAGCTCGCGGCGCTGCACCAGCTGCCGCTGTCCACCCGGCCCTACCTCGAAGTAGCCGCGTTGCTGCACGACATCGGCCTCGCGGTGAACTACGAGCGCCACCACAAGCACACGTACTACCTCATCCACCACGCGGACCTCCCCGGCCTCTCCGAGCGCGAGCGCGAGCTGGTGGCCCGCGTGGCCCGCTACCACCGCCGCAGCGCGCCCGACTTGAGGCACTCCGGGATGGAGGGGCTGCTCCCCTCCGAGGCGCGCACGGTGCGCAAGCTCGCCACCCTGCTGCGCGTGGCCAACGCGCTGGACCACAGCCACCAGCAGGCCATCAAGGAGCTCAAGGCCTCCCAGGGCCGCGAGGGTGTCACGCTCCACCTGCGCACCAAGCAGCCGCTGGACCTGGAGCTGTGGAACGCGGAGCGGCAGACGAACAACTTCCGCAGCGTCTTCGGCAAGCGGCTCTTCTTCCACGTCAGCCGCTAG
- the ppk1 gene encoding polyphosphate kinase 1, protein MQESGTVDLNDPQLFINRELSWLAFNARVLADVKDVSLPIYERLKFFAITTSNLDEFFMVRVAGLKQQLASGVAETAADGMLPADQLAAISDRVHAMVDDVYRVWREELLPKLASHGVAVLTRDKLTAEQKAAAKTYFTSSVFPALTPLAVDPGHPFPHLRNKSLNVAVLLRREGPKRKRNVRETSLAVVQVPSVLSRLVSLPPLQGTMLAVLPLEELISLCAADLFPGYAVEQTASFRVTRNWDLNVDEEESADLLSTIQEELRRRDRGAAVRLELDAAASAELETALTAALKLGTPDVYRLQGPLQPSDLMMLTDLDARPELRVEPFVPAVPPALRDEDPVMSVIAKRDILLHHPYESFDPVVRFLEEAAEDPNVLAIKQTLYRTSGDSPIARALTRAVENGKQVAVLVEIKARLDEANNIAWARRMEESGVHVVYGLIGLKTHCKVALVVRREGNGIRRYVHLGTGNYNPTTARQYTDLSLFTARQEIAEDVTALFNMLTGYSTAPQWKRLSVAPVGLQEKVLGLIQRETEKAKKGESARIVAKMNSLVDASVIKALYAASQAGVKIELLVRGICCLRPGVPGVSENIRVTSVVDRFLEHSRVFAFGEGAQTEVWASSADWMPRNFVRRIETMFPVEDPALRQRLLDEVLGVGLKDNVKARRLQRDGSYVPVGQEGAPVRSQVVLLELARRVVDPKPIESLIRHAAAPELPAETLRSPTAPVPPAS, encoded by the coding sequence ATGCAAGAGTCTGGCACCGTGGATCTCAACGACCCCCAGCTCTTCATCAACCGCGAGCTGTCCTGGCTCGCTTTCAACGCGCGGGTGCTCGCGGACGTGAAGGACGTGAGCCTGCCGATTTACGAGCGGCTGAAGTTCTTCGCCATCACCACCTCGAACCTGGACGAGTTCTTCATGGTTCGGGTGGCGGGCCTGAAGCAGCAGCTGGCCAGCGGGGTGGCGGAGACGGCGGCGGACGGCATGCTGCCGGCGGATCAGCTGGCGGCCATCAGCGATCGCGTGCACGCCATGGTGGATGATGTGTACCGGGTGTGGCGGGAGGAGCTGCTGCCGAAGCTGGCCTCGCACGGGGTGGCGGTGCTGACGCGGGACAAGCTGACGGCGGAGCAGAAGGCGGCGGCGAAAACGTACTTCACCTCTTCGGTGTTCCCGGCGCTGACGCCGCTGGCGGTGGATCCGGGGCACCCGTTCCCGCACCTGCGGAACAAGTCGCTGAACGTGGCGGTGCTGCTGCGGCGCGAGGGCCCCAAGCGCAAGCGCAACGTGCGGGAGACATCGCTGGCGGTGGTGCAGGTGCCGAGCGTGCTCAGCCGTCTGGTGTCGCTGCCGCCGCTGCAGGGGACGATGTTGGCGGTGCTGCCGCTGGAGGAGCTGATCTCCCTGTGCGCGGCGGACCTGTTCCCTGGGTACGCGGTGGAGCAGACGGCGTCCTTCCGCGTGACGCGCAACTGGGACTTGAACGTGGACGAGGAGGAGAGCGCGGACTTGCTCTCCACCATCCAGGAGGAGCTGCGGCGGCGGGACCGTGGCGCGGCGGTGCGGCTGGAGCTGGATGCGGCGGCGAGCGCGGAGCTGGAGACGGCGCTGACAGCGGCGCTGAAGCTGGGGACGCCGGACGTGTATCGCCTGCAGGGGCCGCTGCAGCCGTCGGATCTGATGATGCTGACGGACCTGGACGCGCGGCCGGAGCTGCGGGTGGAGCCGTTCGTGCCGGCGGTGCCTCCGGCGCTGCGGGACGAAGATCCGGTGATGAGCGTCATCGCCAAGCGGGACATCCTGCTGCACCACCCCTACGAGTCGTTTGATCCGGTGGTGCGGTTCCTGGAGGAGGCGGCGGAGGATCCGAACGTCCTGGCCATCAAGCAGACGCTGTACAGGACGAGCGGAGACAGTCCGATTGCGCGGGCGCTGACGCGGGCGGTGGAGAACGGCAAGCAGGTGGCGGTGCTGGTGGAGATCAAGGCGCGGCTGGACGAGGCGAACAACATCGCCTGGGCGCGGCGGATGGAGGAGAGCGGAGTGCACGTGGTCTACGGGCTGATTGGCCTGAAGACGCACTGCAAGGTGGCGCTGGTGGTGCGGCGCGAGGGCAACGGCATCCGGCGGTACGTGCACTTGGGGACGGGGAACTACAACCCGACGACGGCGCGGCAATACACGGACCTGTCGCTGTTCACGGCGCGGCAGGAGATTGCCGAGGATGTGACGGCGCTGTTCAACATGCTGACGGGGTACTCGACGGCGCCGCAGTGGAAGCGGCTGTCAGTGGCGCCGGTGGGGTTGCAGGAGAAGGTGCTGGGGCTGATCCAGCGGGAGACGGAGAAGGCGAAGAAGGGGGAGTCGGCGCGGATCGTGGCGAAGATGAACTCGCTGGTGGACGCGAGCGTCATCAAGGCGCTGTACGCGGCGAGCCAGGCGGGGGTGAAGATCGAGCTGTTGGTGCGCGGCATCTGCTGCCTGCGGCCTGGGGTGCCGGGGGTGAGCGAGAACATCCGGGTGACGAGCGTGGTGGATCGCTTCCTGGAGCACAGCCGGGTGTTCGCGTTCGGGGAGGGGGCGCAGACGGAGGTGTGGGCGTCGAGCGCGGACTGGATGCCGCGGAACTTCGTGCGGCGCATCGAGACGATGTTCCCAGTGGAGGACCCGGCGTTGCGCCAGCGGCTGTTGGACGAGGTGCTGGGGGTGGGGCTGAAGGACAACGTGAAGGCGCGGCGGCTTCAGCGGGACGGCTCGTACGTGCCGGTGGGGCAGGAGGGAGCGCCGGTGCGCAGCCAGGTGGTGTTGCTGGAGCTGGCGCGGCGGGTGGTGGACCCGAAGCCCATCGAGTCGCTGATCCGGCACGCGGCGGCACCGGAGCTGCCCGCCGAGACGCTGCGCTCGCCCACGGCGCCGGTGCCTCCGGCGTCGTGA
- a CDS encoding PAN/Apple domain-containing protein, whose protein sequence is MAIHDKWLLGLSLLMCAAVTGCQMQPPAGRAQLLASLQQAVSMADIAQVEVEVSAPDMQPRTEMLVKTGNHWGGILGELPVGQGRTFKATAFDSTGTRLYAGLAPDISIEEGQTTILMLALQELSPTPPFENAAPVITSLVANSASVTPGDTLTLTAAASDANPGDSLTYAWTALAGTFESPSSTSTQWTAPAETGSVSLTLTVTDSKGAKTVVTFSIQVRSATGAAEVDISVNNWPRVTNVSADFTVVEVGESTTLTAMASDQDGDALTYRWSASCEGTWSQETSNPATFTPTMTSGGNTCEPCSLTVTANDGREGTATGTLTLCVGPRPAVQLPPEVVETFQSLRNVAPGGTIVFRVRAQDPQGSSLSFHWKESAGTLSPPSESALESEVIWTAPACTLPGTVPTIKIKVSNALGLSSTKTFEASMTPTCSVTFTQESGKDRRGGDYGQITTHSGVEECQVACANQQRCRAYTYVPSTSACFLKEHAYPAVEASNFISGVKE, encoded by the coding sequence ATGGCCATTCACGACAAGTGGCTCCTGGGACTCTCACTGTTGATGTGCGCTGCTGTAACGGGCTGCCAGATGCAACCCCCCGCCGGCAGGGCGCAACTGCTGGCGAGCCTCCAACAAGCAGTCTCCATGGCGGACATCGCCCAGGTCGAGGTAGAGGTCAGTGCTCCGGACATGCAACCCCGGACCGAAATGCTCGTGAAGACGGGCAACCATTGGGGAGGCATCCTGGGCGAGCTGCCCGTAGGCCAGGGGCGGACCTTCAAGGCGACCGCTTTCGACTCGACTGGCACCCGGTTGTATGCAGGCTTGGCCCCGGACATCTCCATCGAGGAGGGGCAAACCACCATCCTCATGCTGGCGCTCCAGGAGTTGTCACCGACGCCCCCCTTCGAGAACGCGGCCCCCGTCATTACCTCGCTCGTGGCGAACTCGGCCTCCGTGACGCCGGGAGACACCCTCACGCTGACCGCCGCCGCGTCGGACGCGAACCCGGGCGACAGCCTCACCTATGCGTGGACGGCGCTCGCGGGGACTTTTGAGTCGCCCTCTTCCACCTCCACCCAGTGGACGGCGCCCGCGGAGACCGGCTCCGTTTCTCTGACCCTGACCGTCACGGACTCCAAGGGTGCCAAGACGGTGGTGACCTTCTCCATACAGGTCCGAAGCGCCACCGGAGCGGCCGAGGTCGACATCTCGGTCAACAACTGGCCCCGCGTGACGAACGTCTCCGCCGATTTCACCGTGGTCGAGGTGGGTGAGAGCACCACGCTGACGGCGATGGCCAGCGACCAGGATGGTGACGCTCTCACCTATAGATGGAGCGCCTCGTGCGAAGGCACCTGGTCACAGGAGACCTCGAACCCGGCCACCTTCACGCCCACCATGACTTCGGGCGGAAACACCTGCGAGCCCTGCTCTCTCACAGTGACCGCGAACGATGGCCGTGAGGGCACGGCCACGGGCACGCTCACCCTCTGCGTGGGGCCCAGGCCGGCCGTGCAGTTGCCGCCCGAGGTGGTAGAGACCTTCCAGTCCCTCCGAAACGTGGCTCCTGGAGGAACCATCGTCTTCCGGGTGCGCGCGCAGGATCCCCAGGGCAGTTCCCTCTCCTTCCACTGGAAGGAATCCGCAGGCACGTTGTCGCCCCCCTCGGAGAGCGCCCTGGAGAGTGAAGTGATCTGGACCGCGCCCGCTTGCACGTTGCCCGGCACAGTGCCCACTATCAAGATCAAGGTTAGCAACGCGCTGGGGTTGTCCTCCACCAAGACCTTCGAGGCGTCCATGACGCCAACTTGCAGCGTCACCTTCACCCAGGAATCCGGCAAGGATCGCAGGGGCGGGGACTACGGCCAGATCACGACACATAGTGGTGTCGAGGAATGCCAGGTCGCCTGCGCTAACCAGCAACGGTGCCGCGCTTACACGTACGTCCCCAGTACGTCCGCGTGCTTTCTGAAGGAGCATGCATACCCTGCGGTTGAGGCCAGCAACTTCATCTCCGGCGTCAAGGAGTAG
- a CDS encoding phospholipase D-like domain-containing protein: MSPEPSLTVVPAPSPRAEGAGDPVTLLDGGAEAYPRMLAAIEAATRRVHLEVYTFEREGVGSLFLAALTAAALRGVEVKVIVDGWGSIGESGPLRATLRAAGAKVRIYNPLTSIFTGRAWRNHRKILLVDEQVAFIGGVNIGDEYRGSEGNPGWADLVLELRGDICVQLGAKLQAGRVELTSGPVRVLLSGFGGGGRLRKRYLQALKQAKHTVVLAHAYFLPDQGFMRALTKAAKRGVSVHLLLTGRSDVPFARAATMRLYRYFLKRGVHIHEWMDSTLHAKAAVVDGRRLLVGSFNLDPLSMVNLETLVDVEDERVAAQATAWLDKHLKTARAIFLEDCARTGLQAWLLDILGLAGARLAEGFANFIGRRHRR, from the coding sequence TTGTCCCCTGAACCTTCACTCACGGTGGTGCCCGCGCCTAGCCCCAGAGCAGAGGGCGCTGGCGACCCGGTGACGCTGCTGGACGGCGGCGCCGAGGCGTATCCGCGCATGCTGGCGGCCATCGAGGCGGCCACGCGGCGGGTGCACCTGGAGGTCTACACCTTCGAGCGCGAGGGGGTGGGCTCGCTGTTCCTGGCGGCGCTCACGGCGGCGGCACTGCGAGGCGTGGAGGTGAAGGTCATCGTCGATGGCTGGGGCAGCATCGGCGAGAGCGGCCCGCTGCGGGCGACGCTGCGGGCGGCCGGGGCGAAGGTGCGCATCTACAACCCGCTGACGTCGATCTTCACGGGCCGGGCGTGGCGCAACCACCGGAAGATTCTGCTGGTGGACGAGCAGGTGGCCTTCATCGGCGGAGTGAACATCGGCGACGAGTACCGAGGCTCGGAGGGCAATCCGGGGTGGGCGGACCTGGTGCTGGAGTTGCGCGGGGACATCTGCGTGCAGCTGGGGGCGAAGCTGCAGGCGGGCCGAGTGGAGCTAACCTCGGGGCCGGTGCGGGTGCTGCTATCGGGATTTGGCGGTGGAGGGCGGCTGCGGAAGCGCTACCTGCAGGCGCTGAAGCAGGCGAAGCACACGGTGGTGCTGGCGCACGCGTACTTCCTGCCGGATCAGGGCTTCATGCGGGCGCTGACGAAAGCGGCGAAGCGGGGCGTGTCGGTGCACCTGCTGCTCACGGGCCGCAGTGACGTGCCGTTCGCTCGGGCGGCGACGATGCGGCTGTACCGGTACTTCTTGAAACGTGGGGTGCACATCCACGAGTGGATGGACTCCACGCTGCACGCGAAGGCGGCGGTGGTGGACGGGAGGCGGCTGCTGGTGGGCAGCTTCAACCTGGATCCCCTGTCGATGGTGAACCTGGAGACGCTGGTGGACGTGGAGGACGAGAGGGTGGCGGCGCAAGCCACGGCGTGGCTGGACAAGCACCTGAAGACGGCGCGGGCCATCTTCCTGGAAGACTGCGCACGCACAGGGCTGCAGGCGTGGCTGCTGGACATCCTGGGGCTGGCTGGAGCGCGCCTCGCGGAGGGCTTCGCGAACTTCATCGGACGGCGGCACCGGCGGTAG
- a CDS encoding serine/threonine-protein kinase produces the protein MAQVYKGLHETIQREVAIKELLPDAQKDKESLSRFHREALALAAFRHQNIVTLYDLVEKNDSLFMVMEYVDGPTLQDLIKDGYLPPDVAAVVGARIASALDHAHFRHIIHRDLKPGNVMLTKTGEVKLMDFGIAKDVDLVALTQQGMAVGTPAYMSPEQVTGVQLDPRTDIFSLGVLLYEALTGTRPFQGRTAGEIFAKIRDGKYTPLAKAAPHVPAPLANVVKRALEVSPEKRFPDAAAMRRELDLFLAHVVKVSHPALLMGFLHQRQKLTETEALAHLTHAELGVLKENAAEQRYRMPTGKLKWVAAVVLLSLATATGVYLTQDKWAPVVEKKVADQPAPASPPAPTRSPGKK, from the coding sequence ATGGCCCAGGTGTACAAGGGCCTCCACGAGACCATCCAGCGCGAGGTGGCCATCAAGGAACTGCTCCCGGACGCCCAGAAGGACAAGGAGTCCTTGTCCCGCTTCCACCGCGAGGCGCTCGCTCTGGCTGCCTTCCGGCACCAGAACATCGTCACGCTCTATGACCTGGTGGAGAAGAACGACTCGCTCTTCATGGTCATGGAGTACGTGGATGGGCCCACGCTCCAGGATCTCATCAAGGACGGGTATCTTCCTCCAGATGTTGCCGCCGTCGTCGGCGCGCGCATCGCCAGCGCGCTGGACCACGCGCACTTCCGCCACATCATCCACCGCGACCTGAAGCCCGGGAACGTCATGCTCACCAAGACCGGTGAGGTGAAGCTGATGGACTTCGGCATCGCCAAGGACGTGGACCTGGTGGCGCTCACCCAGCAGGGCATGGCGGTGGGCACGCCGGCTTATATGTCTCCGGAGCAGGTGACGGGCGTGCAGCTGGATCCGCGCACGGACATCTTCTCGCTCGGCGTGTTGCTCTACGAGGCGCTCACCGGCACGCGTCCCTTCCAGGGCAGGACGGCCGGAGAGATCTTCGCGAAGATCCGCGACGGAAAGTACACGCCGCTGGCCAAGGCGGCGCCCCACGTGCCCGCGCCGCTGGCCAACGTGGTGAAGCGGGCGCTCGAGGTGAGTCCGGAGAAGCGCTTCCCGGACGCGGCGGCCATGCGGCGCGAGCTGGACCTGTTCCTCGCGCACGTGGTGAAGGTGTCCCACCCGGCGCTGCTGATGGGCTTCCTGCACCAGCGGCAGAAGCTCACGGAGACGGAGGCCCTGGCGCACCTGACGCACGCGGAGCTGGGCGTGCTCAAGGAGAACGCAGCCGAGCAGCGCTACCGGATGCCCACCGGCAAGCTCAAGTGGGTGGCCGCCGTGGTGCTGCTCAGCCTGGCCACCGCCACGGGTGTCTACCTCACCCAGGACAAGTGGGCGCCCGTGGTGGAGAAGAAGGTCGCGGACCAACCCGCTCCCGCGTCTCCGCCCGCGCCCACCCGCTCTCCGGGGAAGAAGTAG
- the mltG gene encoding endolytic transglycosylase MltG has protein sequence MKKLLIGVLVLAVLAGAAGGGVFMWAEKGTTTPKAAPGAPEVTFAVKKGTTARALGPELQSEGLIDDARLWRFHLWRRGGLALKAGRFKLSASMSIAELAKTLEGPPLPEDVPFVMIEGWRLRDTDEALAAKGLIKPGEYIAAAKRPERFKASFPLPTRSLEGYLYPETYAVVPEGFNVEAFIQRQLDTFGARFYDGHKGEISKGKRSLHDLVVMASMLEREEPKPEQRPLVAGILWKRIDKNFPLGVDATSRYELADWNDRKEFLKKLRDNTDEYNTRTRAGLPPSPIGAPTVDSLVAALRPTPSDYWYYLHDAEKKLHPSRNAEEHEALRVKYNVY, from the coding sequence ATGAAGAAGTTGCTCATTGGGGTCCTGGTCCTCGCCGTGCTGGCCGGCGCCGCCGGCGGCGGTGTCTTCATGTGGGCGGAGAAGGGCACGACGACGCCGAAGGCCGCCCCGGGCGCGCCCGAGGTGACGTTCGCCGTGAAGAAGGGCACGACGGCGCGGGCGCTCGGCCCGGAGCTCCAGTCCGAAGGGCTCATCGACGACGCGCGGCTGTGGCGCTTCCACCTGTGGCGTCGCGGTGGGCTCGCGCTGAAGGCCGGCCGCTTCAAGCTCAGCGCCTCCATGTCCATTGCCGAGTTGGCGAAGACGCTCGAGGGCCCGCCGCTCCCCGAGGACGTGCCCTTCGTGATGATTGAAGGCTGGCGCCTGCGAGACACGGACGAGGCCCTGGCCGCCAAGGGGCTCATCAAGCCGGGCGAGTACATCGCCGCCGCCAAGCGTCCCGAGCGCTTCAAGGCCTCCTTCCCGCTGCCCACGCGCAGCCTCGAGGGCTACCTCTACCCGGAGACCTACGCCGTGGTGCCGGAGGGCTTCAACGTGGAGGCCTTCATCCAGCGGCAGCTCGACACCTTCGGCGCGCGCTTCTACGACGGGCACAAGGGCGAGATTTCCAAGGGCAAGCGCAGCCTGCACGACCTCGTCGTGATGGCCTCCATGCTCGAGCGCGAGGAGCCCAAGCCCGAGCAGCGCCCGCTGGTGGCGGGCATCCTGTGGAAGCGGATCGACAAGAACTTCCCGCTCGGTGTGGACGCCACGAGCCGCTACGAGCTGGCGGACTGGAACGACCGCAAGGAGTTCCTCAAGAAGCTGCGCGACAACACGGACGAGTACAACACCCGCACGCGCGCAGGCCTGCCGCCGAGCCCCATCGGCGCGCCGACGGTGGACTCGCTCGTCGCGGCGCTGCGGCCCACGCCGAGCGACTACTGGTACTACCTGCACGACGCGGAGAAGAAGCTGCACCCCTCGCGCAACGCCGAGGAGCATGAGGCGCTGCGCGTGAAGTACAACGTGTACTGA
- the truB gene encoding tRNA pseudouridine(55) synthase TruB, producing the protein MARVLTPGIYLAHKPVGETSFSVVRAFMEELQAARPGKRVPVCHGGTLDPFAEGLLLLLVGQATRLMDLHHAIPKRYVAEVRWGVETDNGDLLGRVVHQGDASHLTPEALDAALAPFQGWHDQVPPATSAKKVDGEPAYRKAHRGEEVVLPPSRVYLHEARWLAHDLPRSSRLELTCRGGFYVRSLARELGRALGCGAHLSRLHRTAIGPWEDPGPGKRTELHGRELLSWCATRELSDAELGDLRRERPVPRGRLLPPSWRLPPGFPDPEAPVRGFHQGRLVMLLRARDGLLEAVSELRGGL; encoded by the coding sequence ATGGCGCGCGTGCTGACGCCCGGCATCTATCTGGCCCACAAGCCCGTAGGCGAGACGAGCTTCTCGGTGGTGCGCGCCTTCATGGAGGAGCTCCAGGCGGCGCGTCCCGGCAAGCGCGTCCCCGTCTGCCACGGGGGCACGCTGGACCCGTTCGCCGAGGGACTCCTGCTGCTGCTCGTGGGGCAGGCCACGCGGCTGATGGACCTGCACCACGCCATCCCCAAGCGCTACGTGGCGGAGGTCCGCTGGGGCGTGGAGACGGACAACGGCGATCTGCTCGGGCGCGTGGTCCATCAGGGCGATGCCTCGCACCTCACCCCGGAGGCGCTGGATGCGGCGCTCGCGCCCTTCCAGGGCTGGCACGACCAGGTGCCTCCGGCCACCAGCGCCAAGAAGGTGGACGGAGAGCCGGCCTACCGGAAAGCCCACCGGGGCGAGGAGGTGGTGTTGCCGCCCTCGCGCGTGTACCTCCACGAGGCGCGCTGGCTCGCGCATGACTTGCCGCGCTCCAGCCGCTTGGAGCTGACGTGCCGCGGCGGCTTCTACGTGCGCTCGCTGGCGAGAGAGCTGGGACGGGCGCTCGGCTGTGGCGCGCACCTGTCCCGGCTGCACCGCACGGCCATTGGCCCGTGGGAGGACCCAGGCCCCGGCAAGCGCACGGAGCTGCATGGGCGCGAGCTATTGTCCTGGTGCGCCACCCGTGAGCTCTCGGATGCGGAGCTGGGCGACCTGCGGCGAGAGAGGCCCGTGCCTCGAGGCCGGCTCCTCCCGCCCTCCTGGAGGCTGCCTCCAGGGTTTCCTGATCCCGAGGCCCCTGTGCGCGGCTTCCACCAGGGGCGCTTGGTGATGCTGCTGCGCGCCAGGGACGGGCTGCTCGAGGCCGTCTCGGAGCTGCGCGGCGGGCTCTAG
- the queF gene encoding preQ(1) synthase — protein sequence MSTQPSKELKTFPNPAAERDYEIAFDVPEFTCLCPLTGQPDFARFKIRYVPDELCVELKSLKLYMWAYRNEGAFHEKVTNTIADDIIKAIQPRKLVVEGDFFVRGGIGTVITVTHEKKKG from the coding sequence ATGTCCACACAGCCTTCCAAGGAACTGAAGACCTTCCCCAACCCGGCCGCCGAGCGGGACTACGAGATCGCGTTCGACGTCCCGGAGTTCACGTGCCTGTGCCCACTGACCGGGCAGCCTGACTTCGCGCGGTTCAAGATCCGCTACGTGCCGGACGAGCTGTGCGTGGAGCTGAAGAGCCTGAAGCTCTACATGTGGGCCTACCGCAACGAGGGCGCGTTCCACGAGAAGGTGACCAACACCATCGCGGACGACATCATCAAGGCCATCCAGCCGCGCAAGCTCGTGGTGGAGGGTGACTTCTTCGTGCGCGGCGGCATCGGCACCGTCATCACCGTGACGCACGAGAAGAAGAAGGGCTAA